In Polyangiaceae bacterium, a genomic segment contains:
- a CDS encoding carbohydrate porin, with protein sequence MRRAAAALICWSVFGVSASAWGQGAGVEPDTGPNPVPGPGEPPPPEEPRAEPTPEPVQLEETPAPTPVPEKKVAQAVEPEAMPQPTAKPAPAPEFPKSRFSFGSYGRVVVASDGRGGEGRNADVVAYGSRIDEGTYAELELRRDDDWEPGLTSRVITTLAIAGPLFHYDGRFDAKLALRNLYVEERGIGDKGLSAWVGSRMYRGDDIYLLDFWPLDNLNTVGGGARFDFPTSKTYIAWHLGMNRAADPFQYQEVDRPAPQNQPGTETVALLDRPRVISSLKVQHIQPLGERAGVKGVLYGEVHRLPSGERERQPGVVEDVPGDSGALIGAQVGLFTGKRDTFINLFFRYARGLAAYGELATPEGTSPERTVEGATETRIGLSANWEGGPVGVVAGGYFRSFREPTPEKFNYGNLDEGIFVVRPHLFLGEHAGIAVEGSYQAQQRGILNVATNQPLHAKLWRFGVIPYLSPSGAGVFKRPQLRLIWAVTQRNDDARALYPSDDVFARRKTEQFFGIGAEWWFNSTSYGD encoded by the coding sequence ATGCGTCGAGCGGCGGCCGCGCTGATTTGCTGGAGCGTTTTCGGGGTGAGCGCCTCCGCGTGGGGCCAGGGCGCAGGGGTCGAGCCCGACACCGGGCCGAATCCGGTGCCGGGCCCCGGCGAGCCGCCGCCCCCCGAAGAGCCCCGCGCCGAGCCAACACCAGAACCCGTCCAGCTGGAGGAAACGCCCGCCCCCACCCCCGTGCCCGAGAAGAAGGTCGCTCAGGCGGTGGAGCCCGAGGCCATGCCCCAGCCGACCGCGAAGCCCGCGCCCGCACCGGAGTTTCCGAAGAGTCGTTTCTCCTTCGGCTCCTACGGTCGGGTGGTGGTGGCTTCCGATGGTCGCGGTGGCGAGGGACGCAATGCGGACGTCGTCGCTTATGGCTCACGCATCGACGAGGGCACCTACGCGGAGCTCGAGCTGCGCCGAGACGACGACTGGGAACCCGGTCTCACGTCGCGCGTGATCACCACCCTGGCCATCGCAGGACCGCTGTTTCACTACGACGGCCGCTTCGACGCCAAGCTCGCTCTGCGCAATCTGTACGTCGAGGAGCGCGGCATCGGCGACAAAGGCCTGTCGGCGTGGGTCGGCTCGCGCATGTACCGCGGTGACGACATCTACCTGCTCGACTTCTGGCCCCTGGACAACTTGAACACCGTGGGCGGTGGCGCGCGCTTCGATTTCCCGACCAGCAAGACCTACATCGCGTGGCACCTGGGCATGAACCGCGCTGCGGATCCCTTCCAGTACCAGGAGGTGGATCGCCCGGCGCCGCAGAACCAACCCGGGACCGAGACGGTCGCTCTGTTGGATCGCCCGCGAGTGATCTCCAGCCTCAAGGTGCAGCACATCCAGCCCTTGGGGGAACGCGCCGGCGTGAAGGGCGTGCTGTACGGCGAGGTGCACCGCCTGCCCAGCGGTGAGCGGGAACGGCAGCCCGGCGTGGTGGAGGACGTACCTGGAGACAGCGGCGCGCTGATCGGCGCACAGGTCGGGCTGTTCACCGGGAAGCGGGACACCTTCATCAACTTGTTCTTTCGCTACGCCCGGGGCTTGGCGGCCTACGGAGAGCTGGCCACGCCCGAGGGCACCAGCCCGGAGCGTACGGTGGAGGGCGCGACGGAAACCCGCATCGGCCTTTCGGCGAACTGGGAGGGCGGCCCCGTGGGCGTGGTGGCGGGCGGCTACTTCCGCAGCTTCCGCGAGCCGACGCCGGAGAAGTTCAACTACGGCAACCTGGACGAGGGCATCTTCGTGGTCCGCCCGCACCTGTTCTTGGGGGAGCACGCCGGCATCGCGGTGGAAGGCTCCTACCAGGCGCAGCAGCGCGGCATCCTCAACGTGGCGACCAACCAGCCGCTGCACGCGAAGCTCTGGCGCTTCGGGGTGATCCCCTACCTCTCCCCGTCCGGGGCCGGGGTGTTCAAGCGGCCGCAGCTACGCCTGATCTGGGCCGTGACGCAGC